From a region of the Sinorhizobium sp. B11 genome:
- a CDS encoding Do family serine endopeptidase has product MAPTNRSPFRRTLALLAGTALLANVGASGVAHAQTAPAPATPEQAAPAPAAPQAPAVSPAAVAPAAPPVQMTAPGNGPASVADLAEGLLDAVVNISTSQNVKDDEGAGPAPRAPDGSPFQEFFNDFFNKQQGNRGPNHNVSSLGSGFVIDPSGYIVTNNHVIEGADDIEVNFANGSKLKAKLIGTDTKTDLSVLKVEPKQPLKSVKFGDSSVMRIGDWVMAIGNPFGFGGSVTVGIISGRGRNINAGPYDNFIQTDAAINKGNSGGPLFNMKGEVIGINTAIISPSGGSIGIGFSVPSELASGVVDQLREYGETRRGWLGVRIQPVTDEVADSLGLDSAKGALVAGVIKGGPVDDGSIKAGDVILKFDGKVVSEMRDLPRVVAESPVGKEVDVIVLRDGKEQTVKVTLGRLEDSDQAAAAGDNSGDGGVINPDPGENNDMDEPDQGGDQGQTAPDGQDPHQQDQGQDQKGPDQKGQDQATPGQVTPKHVLGLSLSLLSPETRKAFGIAESVDGVVVTEVAPGSAAAEKGLKPGDVIVEVAQEFMKSPDAVATKVQTLKQEGRRNAQMMVAAANGDLRFVAVPME; this is encoded by the coding sequence ATGGCCCCCACGAATCGCTCGCCCTTCAGACGAACGCTCGCGCTCCTGGCCGGCACCGCCCTTCTGGCAAATGTCGGCGCAAGCGGTGTTGCGCATGCGCAAACCGCTCCCGCACCAGCGACACCTGAACAGGCAGCACCGGCCCCTGCGGCGCCTCAAGCACCAGCGGTTTCTCCTGCTGCGGTCGCACCCGCGGCTCCGCCGGTGCAGATGACGGCGCCGGGCAACGGGCCGGCTTCCGTTGCCGATCTCGCCGAGGGACTGCTCGATGCCGTGGTCAATATTTCGACCTCGCAGAACGTGAAGGATGACGAGGGTGCAGGGCCGGCTCCGCGCGCGCCGGATGGCTCGCCGTTCCAGGAATTCTTCAACGATTTCTTCAATAAGCAGCAGGGCAATCGCGGTCCCAACCACAATGTCAGTTCGCTCGGTTCCGGCTTCGTCATCGATCCCAGCGGCTATATCGTCACCAACAACCACGTGATCGAAGGCGCCGACGACATCGAGGTCAATTTCGCCAACGGCTCCAAGCTCAAGGCCAAGCTGATCGGCACGGATACCAAGACCGATCTTTCGGTGTTGAAGGTCGAGCCGAAGCAGCCGCTGAAATCCGTCAAGTTCGGCGATTCCAGCGTCATGCGCATCGGCGACTGGGTCATGGCGATCGGCAACCCGTTCGGCTTCGGCGGATCGGTCACGGTCGGCATCATTTCGGGCCGCGGCCGCAACATCAATGCCGGCCCCTATGACAATTTCATCCAGACGGATGCGGCGATCAACAAGGGCAATTCGGGCGGTCCGCTCTTCAACATGAAGGGTGAGGTGATCGGCATCAATACGGCGATCATTTCTCCCTCGGGCGGCTCGATCGGCATCGGCTTCTCGGTGCCGTCGGAGCTTGCTTCCGGCGTCGTCGATCAGCTTCGCGAATATGGCGAGACGCGCCGCGGCTGGCTCGGCGTGCGCATCCAGCCCGTCACCGACGAGGTGGCCGACAGCCTCGGCCTCGACAGCGCCAAGGGCGCGCTGGTTGCGGGGGTCATCAAGGGCGGACCTGTCGATGATGGTTCGATCAAGGCGGGCGATGTCATCCTGAAATTCGACGGCAAGGTCGTCAGCGAGATGCGCGACCTGCCGCGCGTGGTCGCCGAAAGCCCTGTCGGCAAGGAGGTCGATGTCATCGTGCTGCGCGACGGCAAGGAGCAGACCGTGAAGGTGACGCTCGGCCGTCTCGAAGACAGCGACCAGGCGGCTGCTGCCGGCGACAATTCCGGCGATGGCGGCGTCATCAATCCCGATCCCGGCGAAAACAACGATATGGACGAACCGGATCAGGGCGGCGATCAGGGACAGACCGCGCCGGACGGCCAGGATCCGCATCAGCAGGATCAAGGACAGGATCAGAAGGGCCCAGATCAAAAGGGGCAGGATCAGGCGACACCAGGCCAGGTTACGCCAAAGCACGTGCTCGGCCTGTCGCTCTCGCTGCTTAGCCCCGAAACCCGCAAGGCCTTCGGCATCGCCGAAAGCGTCGACGGTGTCGTCGTGACCGAGGTCGCGCCGGGTTCTGCTGCGGCCGAAAAGGGTCTCAAGCCCGGCGACGTGATCGTCGAAGTGGCGCAGGAATTCATGAAGTCGCCGGATGCGGTTGCCACGAAAGTGCAGACGCTGAAGCAGGAAGGCCGGCGCAATGCGCAGATGATGGTCGCCGCTGCCAATGGCGATCTGCGCTTCGTAGCCGTGCCGATGGAGTAA
- a CDS encoding acetolactate synthase 3 large subunit: protein MASTDNQADSNRMTGAEIVLRALKDNGVEHIFGYPGGAVLPIYDEIFQQEEIKHILVRHEQGAGHAAEGYARSTGKVGVMLVTSGPGATNAVTPLQDALMDSVPLVCLSGQVPTSLIGSDAFQECDTVGITRPCTKHNWLVKDVNELAAVIHEAFRIAQSGRPGPVVVDIPKDVQFATGTYTPPADHAIQKSYQPKVQGDINQIHAAIELMANARRPILYTGGGVVNSGPEASRMLRELVELTDFPITSTLMGLGAYPASGKNWLKMLGMHGSYEANMAMHDCDVMVCIGARFDDRITGRLNAFSPNSKKIHIDIDPSSINKNVRVDLGIRGDVGNVLEDMIRLWRALPKKPEKGRLDAWWADIARWRARNSFAYTKSNDVIMPQYALERLYELTKDRDTYITTEVGQHQMWAAQFYGFEHPNRWMTSGGLGTMGYGLPAALGVQIAHPESLVIDIAGDASIQMCIQEMSAAIQHNAPIKIFIMNNQYMGMVRQWQQLLHGNRLSNSYTEAMPDFVKLAEAYGAVGLRCEKPDDLDATIQEMIDVKKPVIVDCRVANLANCFPMIPSGKAHNEMLLPDEATDEAVANAIDAKGRQLV from the coding sequence ATGGCGAGCACGGACAATCAAGCGGACAGCAATCGAATGACGGGAGCGGAAATCGTTCTCCGCGCGCTGAAGGATAATGGTGTCGAGCACATCTTCGGCTATCCCGGCGGCGCGGTTCTTCCGATCTATGACGAGATCTTCCAGCAGGAAGAGATCAAGCATATCCTCGTGCGCCATGAGCAGGGTGCCGGCCATGCGGCCGAAGGTTATGCCCGCTCCACCGGCAAGGTCGGCGTCATGCTGGTCACGTCAGGTCCGGGTGCCACAAATGCCGTGACACCGCTGCAGGACGCCTTGATGGATTCGGTTCCGCTCGTCTGCCTCTCCGGCCAGGTTCCCACCTCGCTCATCGGTTCGGACGCCTTCCAGGAATGCGACACCGTCGGCATCACGCGCCCCTGCACCAAGCACAACTGGCTGGTCAAGGATGTCAACGAGCTCGCCGCCGTCATCCATGAAGCCTTCCGCATTGCGCAGTCCGGCCGCCCCGGTCCCGTCGTCGTCGATATTCCGAAGGATGTTCAGTTCGCCACCGGTACCTACACGCCGCCGGCCGATCACGCGATCCAGAAGAGCTACCAGCCGAAAGTTCAGGGCGACATTAACCAGATTCACGCAGCAATCGAGCTGATGGCGAATGCCCGCAGGCCGATCCTCTATACGGGCGGCGGCGTCGTCAATTCCGGCCCGGAAGCTTCCCGCATGCTGCGCGAACTCGTCGAGCTGACGGATTTCCCGATCACCTCGACTCTGATGGGCCTCGGCGCCTATCCGGCCTCAGGCAAGAACTGGCTGAAGATGCTCGGCATGCACGGCTCCTACGAAGCCAACATGGCGATGCATGATTGCGACGTCATGGTCTGCATCGGCGCACGCTTCGACGACCGCATCACCGGCCGCCTGAATGCCTTCTCGCCGAATTCCAAGAAGATCCATATCGACATCGATCCGTCTTCGATCAACAAGAACGTTCGCGTCGATCTCGGCATCCGCGGCGATGTCGGCAATGTCCTGGAAGACATGATCCGCCTGTGGCGGGCGCTGCCGAAGAAGCCGGAGAAGGGACGCCTGGACGCGTGGTGGGCCGATATCGCCCGCTGGCGCGCGCGCAATTCCTTCGCCTATACCAAGAGCAACGACGTGATCATGCCGCAATATGCGCTGGAACGTCTCTATGAACTGACCAAGGATCGCGACACCTACATCACGACCGAAGTCGGCCAGCACCAGATGTGGGCAGCCCAGTTCTACGGATTCGAGCATCCGAACCGCTGGATGACTTCGGGTGGCCTCGGCACGATGGGTTACGGCCTGCCGGCAGCCCTCGGCGTCCAGATCGCCCATCCGGAGAGCCTCGTCATCGACATTGCCGGCGATGCCTCGATCCAGATGTGCATCCAGGAAATGTCGGCGGCGATCCAGCACAATGCGCCGATCAAGATCTTCATCATGAACAACCAGTACATGGGCATGGTGCGCCAGTGGCAGCAGCTCTTGCATGGCAACCGCCTGTCCAACTCCTATACGGAAGCGATGCCCGACTTCGTGAAGCTCGCCGAAGCCTATGGCGCGGTCGGCCTGCGCTGCGAAAAGCCTGACGATCTCGATGCGACGATCCAGGAGATGATCGATGTCAAGAAGCCGGTCATCGTCGATTGCCGCGTTGCCAATCTCGCCAACTGCTTCCCGATGATCCCCTCGGGCAAGGCGCATAATGAAATGCTGCTGCCAGACGAAGCCACGGACGAGGCGGTCGCCAACGCGATCGACGCCAAGGGCCGTCAGCTCGTATAA
- a CDS encoding DUF2065 domain-containing protein: MQDFLTGLAFFLIIEGLVYALAPRFLVGMAKLLPSIPEWQLRAFGLAATALGVGGVWLLRG, translated from the coding sequence ATGCAGGATTTCCTGACGGGACTTGCATTCTTCCTCATCATCGAGGGGCTGGTCTATGCACTGGCCCCTCGTTTTCTTGTCGGGATGGCGAAGCTTCTTCCCAGCATTCCAGAGTGGCAATTGAGAGCCTTCGGCCTGGCAGCGACGGCGCTTGGCGTCGGAGGAGTCTGGCTTTTGCGAGGGTAG
- a CDS encoding phosphoglycerate mutase family protein, producing the protein MREIYLVRHAETMPDPERPPASWALTEAGRTVAASLKGLLPELVFSSPEAKAMQTARQLTHLEVTAVEEFREHRADKVAWISSDDFAISVERYFSDRENRVWGDSHAETAARFRAGLSHIASQLDGATRCTVVSHGRILCSFLGNLSGTSGYELWKLLTMPTVIKLAVADETMRIEAISYFH; encoded by the coding sequence ATGCGTGAAATATATCTTGTTCGCCATGCAGAGACGATGCCCGATCCGGAGCGCCCTCCCGCCTCCTGGGCGTTGACCGAGGCTGGCCGTACCGTGGCTGCATCTCTCAAAGGCCTATTGCCCGAACTGGTCTTCAGCAGCCCCGAAGCAAAGGCAATGCAGACGGCAAGACAGTTGACGCACCTGGAGGTGACGGCTGTCGAGGAGTTTCGCGAGCATCGAGCCGACAAAGTGGCGTGGATATCAAGCGACGATTTCGCGATATCGGTCGAGCGCTATTTCAGCGATCGGGAGAACCGGGTCTGGGGCGATTCCCATGCCGAAACGGCAGCGCGATTCAGAGCCGGTCTGAGCCATATTGCCTCGCAGCTGGACGGAGCGACGCGATGCACCGTTGTTTCCCACGGCCGCATTCTCTGCAGCTTCCTCGGGAATCTCTCTGGGACGTCCGGTTACGAATTGTGGAAGCTCCTCACCATGCCAACCGTGATAAAGCTGGCGGTCGCAGACGAGACCATGCGGATCGAGGCAATCTCCTATTTTCACTGA
- the hflK gene encoding FtsH protease activity modulator HflK encodes MPWSNQNGGGGPWGGGGGNNNQGPWGQGPNRPRGGGGGKGGPPDLEDIIRRGQDQLRGIVPGGFNGGVVAIIVAVIAIFWLFQCIYVVQPDERGVELRFGKPKEEISMPGLHFHFWPFETVEMVKVTVQQQNIGATTAGSSSGLMLSGDRSVINVQFAVFYTISDPKAYLFGVENPAETLQQVSDSAMREIVGRRPAQDAFRSNRQPIETQVLNIVQDTMNRYGAGITVTGVTIQNVAPPREVADAFEEVQRAGRDRDSTIEDANRYTNQKLGQARGDAARIREDAAAYKDRVVKEAEGEAQRFTAINDEYSKAPDVTRKRLFLETMEQVLKNSKKVVIDDKQGVVPYLPLNEINRPAAPARQGG; translated from the coding sequence ATGCCCTGGAGCAATCAGAATGGCGGCGGCGGCCCTTGGGGCGGCGGCGGCGGAAATAACAATCAGGGACCATGGGGGCAGGGGCCGAACCGTCCACGCGGCGGTGGCGGCGGCAAGGGCGGTCCGCCCGATCTGGAAGATATCATCCGTCGCGGACAAGATCAGTTGCGGGGCATCGTTCCCGGCGGTTTCAACGGCGGTGTCGTTGCGATCATCGTCGCGGTCATTGCGATCTTCTGGCTTTTCCAGTGCATTTACGTCGTCCAGCCGGACGAGCGCGGCGTGGAACTGCGCTTCGGCAAGCCCAAGGAAGAAATTTCCATGCCGGGCCTGCATTTCCACTTCTGGCCGTTCGAAACCGTCGAGATGGTCAAGGTGACGGTGCAGCAGCAGAATATCGGCGCCACCACGGCCGGCTCTTCGAGCGGGCTGATGCTGTCGGGTGACAGGAGCGTCATCAACGTACAGTTTGCCGTCTTCTACACGATCAGCGATCCGAAGGCCTACCTCTTCGGCGTCGAGAATCCAGCCGAGACGCTGCAGCAGGTTTCCGACAGCGCCATGCGCGAGATCGTCGGCCGCCGTCCGGCACAGGATGCGTTCCGCAGCAATCGTCAGCCGATCGAGACACAGGTCCTCAACATCGTTCAGGATACGATGAACCGCTACGGCGCGGGCATCACCGTCACCGGTGTGACGATCCAGAACGTGGCGCCGCCGCGTGAAGTCGCCGATGCCTTCGAAGAAGTGCAGCGTGCCGGCCGCGACCGCGACAGCACGATCGAGGACGCCAACCGCTATACGAACCAGAAGCTCGGCCAGGCGCGAGGCGATGCCGCCCGTATCCGCGAAGACGCAGCCGCCTACAAGGATCGCGTCGTCAAGGAAGCCGAAGGTGAGGCCCAGCGCTTTACCGCCATCAATGACGAATATTCGAAAGCTCCCGACGTGACGCGCAAGCGCCTGTTCCTGGAAACGATGGAACAGGTCTTGAAGAACTCCAAGAAGGTCGTGATCGACGACAAGCAGGGCGTCGTGCCCTACCTGCCGCTCAACGAGATCAATCGACCGGCGGCACCGGCACGGCAGGGAGGTTGA
- the miaA gene encoding tRNA (adenosine(37)-N6)-dimethylallyltransferase MiaA, translating to MMENLLSTLNAILITGPTASGKSALAVELAKQHGGVVINADSMQVYDTLRVLTARPSEEDMEGVPHHLYGHVPAGQAYSTGAWLRDVTALLPRIRAEGKLPVFVGGTGLYFKALTGGLSEMPVIPEAIRQRLRGRLLQQGPEALYADLAKADPAVAGSLNPQDGQRIVRALEVFEATGQSIAEFQGQAGPVIVDPETARKIVVLPDRAVLHQRINGRFEKMLEQGAEEEVKALLALDLPAEMPVMKAIGVSQIAAMLRSEMSRSEVIERGAAATRQYAKRQMTWFRNQMDESWERLT from the coding sequence ATGATGGAAAACCTTCTGAGCACTTTGAATGCGATCCTGATAACCGGGCCGACTGCCAGCGGCAAGTCCGCGCTCGCTGTGGAACTGGCCAAACAGCATGGCGGCGTGGTGATCAACGCCGACAGCATGCAGGTCTATGACACGCTGAGGGTGCTGACTGCGCGGCCTTCGGAAGAAGATATGGAAGGCGTGCCGCACCATCTCTACGGTCACGTGCCGGCGGGGCAGGCCTATTCGACGGGCGCCTGGCTGCGGGATGTGACGGCGCTCTTGCCGCGCATCCGCGCCGAGGGAAAGCTGCCGGTCTTCGTCGGCGGCACCGGTCTCTATTTCAAGGCGCTGACAGGCGGGCTCTCGGAGATGCCTGTCATCCCCGAGGCGATCCGCCAGCGGCTGCGGGGCCGACTGCTGCAGCAGGGGCCGGAAGCTCTCTATGCGGACCTTGCCAAGGCCGATCCCGCCGTCGCCGGAAGCCTCAATCCGCAGGACGGGCAGAGGATCGTGCGGGCGCTTGAAGTCTTCGAGGCGACGGGCCAGTCGATCGCCGAATTCCAGGGGCAGGCGGGGCCAGTCATCGTCGATCCCGAGACGGCGCGCAAGATCGTCGTGCTGCCGGATCGCGCCGTACTGCACCAGCGCATCAATGGCCGTTTCGAGAAGATGCTGGAGCAGGGAGCAGAGGAAGAGGTGAAGGCGCTGCTGGCGCTCGATCTTCCCGCCGAGATGCCTGTCATGAAAGCGATCGGTGTATCGCAGATCGCGGCGATGCTGCGCAGTGAGATGAGCCGCAGCGAGGTGATCGAGCGCGGGGCGGCCGCCACGCGGCAATATGCCAAGCGGCAGATGACATGGTTCCGCAACCAGATGGATGAAAGCTGGGAGCGGTTGACATGA
- a CDS encoding DUF87 domain-containing protein, which translates to MLNNDMMTTGKAGEQDRRDSLTPGNRFLGRVVACSGSRATIAAVAEAGGTDLTELWSVGRLISISVGRNRVVALVFSMNTGNQGWGEGQDNVFRIETELLGEVRVDEDGREEFSTGISCYPHLGAIAHRIRAADLMRIYDAGKGATAVIGNLTQDESIEAAIHVPSMLSKHFAVVGSTGVGKSTAVSLLLHKAIEADPKLRVLILDPHNEFAAAFPKHAVTIDTDTLDLPFWLMRLEEFAEVVFRGRPPVPEELDMLRDILPEAKRAFRGSDSSLVRRQTEKSSITADTPVPYRIADLLALIDERIGRLEGRTEKPFLRSLKMRIIAAINDPRYHFMFSNNTISDTITETIAQIFRIPGDNRPICTFQLAGIPSEVVNSVASVLCRMAFEIALWSEGAIHMLVVCEEAHRYIPSDPNLGFVPTRQAIARIAKEGRKYGVSLGIITQRPGELDQTILSQCSTLFAMRLANDRDQEIIRSAIPNSSISTTSFISSIGNGEAIAFGEAIRVPMRMRFLRVDDSLLPKAHSATSKHAEEDPDTVDLRRIVTRMRAITSGPDISTFQQSYSSAMTDYEPDEDFEDEDAAQPYAAPSATEAPLEPYRPALLPQTRAPLPEPPPLSPQTSIDARLEALRREMRRDEQPKPAFGEQTSQPRREGGMSLRESILKKPLSSLYNKD; encoded by the coding sequence TTGCTGAACAACGACATGATGACGACAGGCAAGGCAGGCGAACAGGATCGCCGCGATAGCCTTACGCCGGGGAACCGTTTCCTCGGGCGTGTCGTTGCGTGCAGCGGTTCGCGCGCCACCATCGCCGCCGTGGCGGAAGCCGGTGGCACCGATCTCACCGAACTATGGTCCGTCGGTCGGCTGATTTCGATCAGCGTCGGCAGGAATCGTGTCGTCGCCCTCGTCTTCTCCATGAATACCGGCAACCAGGGCTGGGGCGAAGGCCAGGACAATGTCTTCCGCATCGAGACGGAACTGCTCGGCGAAGTCCGCGTCGACGAAGACGGCCGCGAGGAATTCTCGACCGGCATTTCGTGTTATCCCCATCTCGGCGCCATCGCCCATCGTATCCGCGCCGCGGACCTGATGCGCATCTATGATGCCGGCAAGGGCGCCACCGCAGTCATCGGCAACCTGACACAGGATGAAAGCATCGAAGCGGCGATCCATGTGCCCTCGATGCTGTCGAAGCACTTCGCCGTGGTCGGCTCGACCGGTGTCGGCAAATCGACTGCCGTCTCGCTGCTCCTGCACAAGGCGATTGAGGCCGATCCGAAGCTGCGCGTGCTGATCCTCGATCCGCACAACGAATTTGCCGCCGCCTTCCCGAAACACGCCGTTACCATCGATACCGATACACTCGACCTGCCCTTCTGGCTGATGCGGCTCGAGGAATTCGCCGAAGTGGTCTTCCGCGGCCGCCCGCCGGTACCGGAAGAGCTCGACATGCTGCGCGATATCCTGCCGGAGGCCAAGCGCGCCTTCCGCGGCAGCGACAGTTCGCTTGTGCGCCGACAGACGGAAAAGAGCTCGATCACTGCCGATACGCCGGTGCCGTACCGCATCGCCGACCTGCTTGCTCTCATCGACGAGCGCATCGGCCGGCTGGAAGGCCGCACCGAAAAACCGTTCCTGCGCTCGCTGAAAATGCGCATCATCGCCGCGATCAACGATCCGCGCTACCACTTCATGTTCTCCAATAACACGATCAGCGACACGATCACGGAGACCATCGCGCAGATCTTCCGCATCCCCGGCGACAACAGGCCGATCTGCACCTTCCAGCTCGCCGGCATCCCCTCCGAAGTCGTCAATTCGGTCGCGTCCGTGCTCTGCCGCATGGCCTTCGAAATCGCGCTCTGGAGCGAAGGCGCCATTCACATGCTGGTCGTCTGCGAAGAGGCGCACCGCTATATACCCTCGGATCCGAACCTCGGCTTCGTTCCGACCCGCCAGGCGATTGCCCGCATTGCCAAGGAAGGCCGCAAATACGGCGTCTCGCTCGGCATCATCACCCAGCGCCCGGGAGAGCTCGACCAGACGATCCTGTCGCAGTGCTCGACACTCTTTGCCATGCGCCTCGCCAACGACCGCGACCAGGAAATCATCCGCTCGGCCATCCCCAATTCCTCGATCTCGACGACGAGCTTCATCTCCTCGATCGGAAATGGCGAGGCGATCGCCTTCGGTGAGGCGATCCGCGTGCCGATGCGCATGCGCTTCCTGCGCGTCGATGACAGCCTGCTGCCAAAGGCTCACAGTGCCACCAGCAAACATGCCGAGGAAGACCCGGACACCGTCGACCTGCGCCGCATCGTCACCCGCATGCGGGCGATCACATCAGGCCCCGATATTTCGACCTTCCAGCAGAGCTACAGCTCCGCGATGACGGATTACGAGCCGGACGAGGATTTCGAGGACGAGGACGCCGCCCAGCCCTACGCCGCTCCGTCGGCAACCGAGGCGCCGCTCGAGCCCTATCGGCCAGCACTCCTGCCACAGACCCGGGCCCCACTGCCCGAGCCTCCGCCGCTCTCGCCGCAAACCTCCATCGACGCGCGCCTGGAAGCGCTGCGCCGGGAAATGCGCCGCGACGAGCAGCCGAAGCCGGCCTTCGGCGAACAGACGTCACAGCCACGCCGCGAGGGTGGCATGTCACTGCGCGAAAGCATCCTGAAGAAGCCGCTGAGCAGCCTCTACAATAAGGATTGA
- the serB gene encoding phosphoserine phosphatase SerB — MALVATLVANPSNPVLSPAIAERAADAVKSSGLYWLADGVACDIVLADGSDGQAAEASLHAVIAGNPIDLVIQEQETRRKKLLIADMDSTMIGQECIDELAAEVGLKDRVAAITARAMNGEIAFEPALRERVALLKGLPISVVDEVIAKRITLTPGGPELIATMKSKGYYTALVSGGFTVFTSKIAATLGFDENRANILLEEGGVLSGYVAEPILGKQAKVDALNDIAARLGISPEDAIAVGDGANDLGMLHLAGSGVALHAKPAVAAEAGMRINHGDLTALLYIQGYRKTDFVTA, encoded by the coding sequence ATGGCCCTCGTTGCCACGCTTGTTGCCAATCCGTCAAACCCCGTTCTTTCGCCCGCGATCGCCGAGCGCGCCGCCGACGCCGTCAAGTCATCGGGGCTCTACTGGCTGGCGGACGGTGTTGCCTGCGATATCGTGCTCGCGGACGGCTCCGACGGCCAGGCGGCCGAGGCCAGCCTGCACGCCGTAATCGCCGGCAACCCGATCGATCTCGTCATCCAGGAACAGGAAACCCGCCGCAAGAAGCTTTTGATCGCCGATATGGATTCCACCATGATCGGCCAGGAATGTATCGATGAACTCGCCGCCGAAGTCGGCCTCAAGGACAGGGTCGCGGCCATCACCGCCCGCGCCATGAACGGCGAGATCGCCTTCGAGCCGGCATTGCGCGAACGCGTCGCGCTCCTGAAGGGCCTGCCGATATCGGTCGTCGATGAAGTCATTGCCAAGCGCATCACGCTGACCCCGGGCGGCCCGGAACTGATCGCCACCATGAAATCGAAGGGCTATTACACCGCCCTCGTCTCCGGCGGCTTCACGGTCTTTACCAGCAAAATCGCCGCGACCCTCGGCTTCGACGAAAACCGCGCCAATATCCTGCTTGAGGAAGGCGGCGTCCTCTCCGGCTACGTCGCCGAACCCATTCTTGGCAAGCAGGCCAAGGTCGACGCCCTGAACGACATCGCCGCCCGTCTCGGCATCTCCCCTGAAGACGCCATTGCCGTCGGCGACGGCGCCAACGATCTCGGCATGCTGCATCTGGCCGGCTCCGGTGTCGCCTTGCACGCCAAACCGGCTGTCGCCGCTGAAGCAGGCATGCGGATCAACCACGGCGACCTGACGGCGCTGCTCTATATCCAGGGCTACCGCAAGACGGATTTCGTCACGGCTTGA
- a CDS encoding dihydrofolate reductase: MSDIRKTIFVAVARNGIIGRDGDMPWRLSTDLKRFKAMTVGKPVVVGRKTFESFGGKPLPGRQHVVISRDADIDHPDVHMARSLDEAITMAEALARKQGENEISILGGGQIYAQAMAFVDRMCITHVEADVDGDTVFPAIDPAAWVATESLDVPAGERDTYPTRFVVYERRDA, translated from the coding sequence ATGTCCGATATCCGCAAGACCATCTTCGTCGCCGTTGCCCGCAACGGCATCATCGGCCGCGACGGTGACATGCCCTGGCGGCTTTCGACAGACCTCAAGCGCTTCAAGGCGATGACGGTGGGCAAGCCCGTCGTCGTCGGCCGCAAGACCTTCGAGAGTTTCGGCGGAAAGCCGCTGCCGGGACGCCAGCACGTGGTGATCTCGCGGGATGCCGATATCGACCATCCCGATGTTCATATGGCCCGCTCGCTCGACGAAGCGATCACAATGGCCGAGGCGCTCGCCCGCAAGCAGGGCGAAAACGAAATCTCCATCCTTGGCGGCGGGCAGATCTACGCGCAGGCCATGGCTTTCGTCGATCGCATGTGCATCACGCATGTCGAGGCCGATGTGGATGGCGATACTGTTTTTCCGGCCATCGATCCGGCCGCCTGGGTGGCGACCGAAAGTCTTGATGTTCCGGCAGGGGAGAGGGATACCTATCCCACGCGTTTCGTCGTTTATGAACGTCGAGATGCCTGA
- a CDS encoding protease modulator HflC, with product MLSNRLPVILIALAILLAILYSSIFVVNAGQQAIVVRFGQIQSVKTEPGLYFKLPFGFMDADRVQYVEKRALRLDLDNIRVQVQDGQTFDVDAFVIYNISDVRRFRETVSGDRDAAEARLRAQLDSSLRRVYGLRDYNAALSEERVAMMLEIRDDLRTDAENLGLHIDDVRIRRTDLSPEVAPNTYNAMRSERLAEAERIRAEGNEEGQRRRAIADRQVVEITADAQRDSEILRGQGDADRNRIFAESFGKDPAFFEFYRSMSAYSTALSSQDTTLVLSPSSEFFRYFENSNGNQPAVPGQTGGLVPPPAAQPAPAPAAN from the coding sequence ATGCTATCGAACAGACTTCCCGTAATCCTCATCGCACTCGCGATCCTTCTGGCCATTCTTTATTCGTCGATCTTCGTGGTCAACGCGGGTCAACAGGCGATCGTCGTGCGCTTCGGTCAGATCCAGTCGGTGAAGACCGAGCCGGGCCTCTATTTCAAGCTGCCGTTCGGCTTCATGGATGCCGACCGGGTGCAATATGTCGAAAAGCGCGCACTCAGGCTCGACCTCGACAATATCCGCGTTCAGGTTCAGGACGGCCAGACCTTCGATGTCGATGCCTTCGTGATCTACAACATCTCGGATGTGCGCCGTTTCCGCGAAACGGTGTCGGGTGATCGTGACGCTGCCGAGGCACGTCTGCGCGCGCAGCTCGATTCCTCGCTTCGCCGCGTCTACGGTCTGCGCGACTACAATGCCGCGCTTTCGGAAGAGCGCGTGGCGATGATGCTCGAAATCCGGGACGATCTGCGCACCGACGCCGAAAATCTCGGCCTGCATATCGACGATGTCCGCATTCGCCGGACCGACCTGTCGCCGGAAGTGGCTCCGAATACCTATAACGCCATGCGCTCAGAGCGTCTGGCCGAGGCGGAGCGTATTCGCGCCGAGGGTAACGAAGAAGGCCAGCGCCGCCGGGCCATCGCCGACCGTCAGGTCGTCGAGATCACCGCTGATGCCCAGCGCGACTCGGAAATCCTGCGTGGTCAGGGTGACGCAGATCGTAACCGCATCTTCGCAGAGTCCTTCGGCAAGGATCCGGCCTTCTTCGAGTTCTATCGCTCGATGTCGGCCTATTCCACGGCCCTGTCCTCGCAGGATACGACGCTGGTTCTGTCGCCGAGCTCGGAGTTCTTCCGCTACTTCGAAAATTCGAACGGCAATCAGCCTGCAGTACCCGGCCAGACGGGCGGCCTCGTGCCGCCGCCGGCCGCGCAGCCTGCGCCTGCTCCGGCGGCGAACTGA